In Eriocheir sinensis breed Jianghai 21 chromosome 3, ASM2467909v1, whole genome shotgun sequence, a genomic segment contains:
- the LOC127004347 gene encoding uncharacterized protein LOC127004347 isoform X2, whose product MNFGSVPFLLSIACHTRGAGCLIYHIYRHTRPGCRLSHLSHLPTHNSRVQVVSFVTFTDTQFPSAGCLICHIYRHTRPGCRLSHLSHLPTHKARVQVVSFITFTDTQGPGAGCLICHIYRHTRPGCRLSHLSHLPTHKARVQVVSFITFTDTQGPGAGCLICHIYRHTRPGCRLSHLSHLPTHKARVQVISFITFTDIQGPGAGYLINHIYRHTRGGKLSYFKHFSNSKHTSSLTFIKIKIILGWKISVNVINKICTPRMSVNVISEITCSPCLTSSRAYHPCVNKADGLKQGYETRRHTGRRDIITPVDRRLGKNP is encoded by the exons ATGAATTTCGGATCGGTACCGTTTTTATTGTCAATTGCTTGTCATActaggggtgcag gttgtctcatttatcacatttaccgacacacaaggcccgggtgcaggttgtctcatttgtcacatttaccgacacacaatTCCCgagtgcag gttgtctcatttgtcacatttaccgacacacaatTCCCgagtgcaggttgtctcatttgtcacatttaccgacacacaaggcccgggtgcaggttgtctcatttatcacatttaccgacacacaaggcccgggtgcag gttgtctcatttatcacatttaccgacacacaaggcccgggtgcaggttgtctcatttgtcacatttaccgacacacaaggcccgggtgcaggttgtctcatttatcacatttaccgacacacaaggCCCGTGTGCaagttgtctcatttatcacatttaccgacacacaaggcccgggtgcaggttgtctcatttgtcacatttaccgacatacaaggcccgggtgcaggttgtctcatttatcacatttaccgacacacaaggcccgggtgcag gttatctcatttatcacatttaccgacatacaagggccgggtgcaggttatctcattaatcacatttaccgacatacaaggggtggcaaactttcatatttcaagcatttctcaaattcaaaacatacgtcatcattaacttttataaaaataaaaataatcttGGGTTGGAaaatatcggtaaatgtgataaataaaatCTGCACCCctcgtatgtcggtaaatgtgataagtgagataacctgcagcCCTTGTTTGACAAGCAGTCGTGCCTACCACCCTTGTGTAAACAAAGCGGACGGACTAAAACAAGGGTACGAGACTCGACGCCACACCGGGAGGCGGGACATAATAACTCCGGTGGACAGGAGACTGGGAAAAAACCCGTGA
- the LOC127004347 gene encoding uncharacterized protein LOC127004347 isoform X1 → MNFGSVPFLLSIACHTRGAGCLIYHIYRHTRPGCRLSHLSHLPTHNSRVQVVSFVTFTDTQGPGAGCLIYHIYRHTRPGCRLSHLSHLPTHKARVQVVSFVTFTDTQGPGAGCLIYHIYRHTRPVCKLSHLSHLPTHKARVQVVSFVTFTDIQGPGAGCLIYHIYRHTRPGCRLSHLSHLPTYKARVQVISFITFTDIQGPGAGYLINHIYRHTRGGKLSYFKHFSNSKHTSSLTFIKIKIILGWKISVNVINKICTPRMSVNVISEITCSPCLTSSRAYHPCVNKADGLKQGYETRRHTGRRDIITPVDRRLGKNP, encoded by the exons ATGAATTTCGGATCGGTACCGTTTTTATTGTCAATTGCTTGTCATActaggggtgcaggttgtctcatttatcacatttaccgacacacaaggcccgggtgcag gttgtctcatttgtcacatttaccgacacacaatTCCCgagtgcaggttgtctcatttgtcacatttaccgacacacaaggcccgggtgcaggttgtctcatttatcacatttaccgacacacaaggcccgggtgcag gttgtctcatttatcacatttaccgacacacaaggcccgggtgcaggttgtctcatttgtcacatttaccgacacacaaggcccgggtgcaggttgtctcatttatcacatttaccgacacacaaggCCCGTGTGCaagttgtctcatttatcacatttaccgacacacaaggcccgggtgcaggttgtctcatttgtcacatttaccgacatacaaggcccgggtgcaggttgtctcatttatcacatttaccgacacacaaggcccgggtgcaggttgtctcatttgtcacatttaccgacatacaaggcccgggtgcaggttatctcatttatcacatttaccgacatacaagggccgggtgcaggttatctcattaatcacatttaccgacatacaaggggtggcaaactttcatatttcaagcatttctcaaattcaaaacatacgtcatcattaacttttataaaaataaaaataatcttGGGTTGGAaaatatcggtaaatgtgataaataaaatCTGCACCCctcgtatgtcggtaaatgtgataagtgagataacctgcagcCCTTGTTTGACAAGCAGTCGTGCCTACCACCCTTGTGTAAACAAAGCGGACGGACTAAAACAAGGGTACGAGACTCGACGCCACACCGGGAGGCGGGACATAATAACTCCGGTGGACAGGAGACTGGGAAAAAACCCGTGA